AGCAAACTCACAGAGCGATCTCCTTCTCAGCAGACTCAACAGAGTCGGAACCGTGGCAGATGTTGCGTCCGACAGCAAGGCAGAAGTCACCACGGATGGATCCTGGTAGGTGATAGAAGCGCGTTCAGCGTGATTTTCAAAAAGACGCGTTTACGCGACAAAAAAGTTTTACTTTACTCACCGACAGGGGATTGGAGGGGGTTGGTTGCACCGAGCATGACACGGCCGGTCTTGACGGCGTCAAGTCCTTGCCAGACCATGGCGACGACGGGGCCGGAGGCCATGTACTTGATCAATCCGGGGAAGAAGCTCTTGCCCTTGAGATCGGCGTAGTCTGTAGTAGTacaaaaaagcagaaaatgCCGCGATTAGATTGCGTGATCGAGGGGGATCGCCAGTTTTTGCTATTTCGGAAAGAGAGACACGTACGCTTCTCGAGGTGCTCCTCGGTAGCCTGGACGAGCTTGAGGGCAATGAGCTTGTAGCCACGCTCCTCGAAGCGGGCGATGATCTTGCCGACGAGGTTGCGCTGAACGCCGTCAGGCTAGCGGAGGCGACGCGTAGATTAGATAGACTgaaaaccaaaaacaaagaaacaaacaatGCGGACCTTGATCATGATGTAGGTGCGCTCGGTGACAGACATGGCGATGAGTTGGTGGATGAGAAGAGGGTGGGTGGGACGAACAGATTTTTTTGAAATCTTTTATTGGGCCTCGGGCGTCGATTATCGCGTCCAATCTCTATCTGCCACATCGTCCAAATACGGCCAAGCAAGTCCCCGGAAACCTCCGCCCGTGCTCAGTCCCGACACCGCTCTACTTTGCTAACACAAGATTCTATAGTAATAATGTTCGGTCCTCTGGGCTTGTCTCTCGCTCCCTATGTGCGCTCCTCCAAGAGCCTCACAAACCTCCTCACCCCCGTCGCCAACTGGTATGCCGGCGCCATGGGATACAGGAAATACGGCTTCAAATACGACGACCTATGTACGCGCTCCTCCGAATCACACCGTACCCCATGCTCACCTATCCTCTAGTGTGCGAGGAGAACGACCAGGTCCAGCGTGTGCGTCCATTTCATTCCGAGCCCATCTGCTTCATTGAGCGTTGACAAAATTTCCAACTCTTAGGCTTTGGGCCGCCTGACTGACCGTGAGGGCTACGACCGCGCCTACCGCCTGAAACGCGCCTCGCACGCCAGCGTTCTCCACGCCCCCCTCCCCAAAGAGCAGTGGACACCCGAATCAGACGTGCGTCTCCTCCATCCAGATTCCATATTAATCACTCATACCCAACCTCCGTTACTGACCAATAGGATGTCCGCTATTTGGCCCCCCACGTCGAGGAGGTGATGAAGGAGGAGAACGAAAGGAAGCTCTGGGACAACCTTGTCGTTGAGAGAAAATAAATTCTGTCAGCCTTTATAGAATCTCTGCTGCAATCCGACCCCGCATTTTTATTACACTCCCAAATTCATGGTCGCACTTTAGAACCACCACACTACCTATATGGTCTAACTGTTGTAGCTTTCCAATCCACATAACATTCATTGGATATCTCCCAACGCTCGAACCATACTTCCAAAGCAAACATGCTCAAGAACGAAAGGGAATCAAAACACTTTCATTTGTCTTTAATAAATCCGACAAACCCTATCTATGACTATTCTCCTTATTTCTTGTTACTTTATACAATGCTTATTACTGAATCTAATTACACTTTACAGGTGGATGGCCTTGACAAGGGGAGAAACAACCTCTCCGCCCTTTTGCTTGTAGAAGTCGACGACCTTTTTGCCGACAGCAGCAATATCTGGTGCAGACGTTAGATATCAACTCATGTTATATCAACAGAAAAACATACTTGATCCAGTGATGCCGAACTTCTCATACACCTTCTGATAAGGACCGGAAGCACCCCAGGCAGGGAGACCAAATTGctaaaagaaaaaagtcaACAACGACCCTTGGAGCCAACGCGCTAATATGAACTCACCTCGTGGCTGTATTTCGCCCATCCAGCGGTGGAAAGTGCCTCGAGAGACAAAATGGGGGCACCGCTCCTCAGCACGCTCAATCGGTACTCCTCGGGTTGCTGGTCGAATGTCAACCAGCAGGGCAAGCTGACAACACGGGTCTTGATGCCCTGCTCCTTGAGCTTGGCAGCAGCCTCAACGGCGATGCTGACCTCGCTTCCAGTGCTGACAATAGTGAggtcctccttctcctcgtcATGGAGAACGTATCCACCACGGGTGGCCTTCTCGATTGTTGAACCTTCAAGGTTGGGCAGGTTCTGgcgagagagggagaggatggAGGGGGTAGACTTGGACTTGAGAGCGACGAGGTATGCGGCGGAGGTCTCGTTTCCGTCGGCAGGGCGCCAGAAGGCCACGTTGGGGGTAGCACGGAGACCAATGGCAGTCTCAACAGGTTGATGAGTAGGACCATCCTCACCAAGACCAATGGAATCGTGGGTAGCTAGGAGGTACGAATTAAATCTTTTACCCTTTGATGGTATTGTAAGCTCATCACTTACCAACCCAGATGACCTGGTGGCCAGACAAAGCGGACAGTCTGACAGCTCCGGAAGCATAAGACACGAAGTTCTGTGGCAATATGCAATTAGACTGACAGTATATCGCAAGGGCGTTTAAAGACATACCAAGAAAGTTGCAACGAAAGGAATAATGCCACCATAGGCGTGCAGTCCATTGGCGATGGCTCCCATAGCGTGCTCACGGACACCATAGCGGATATATGTACCAGCGTATGTGCCAAGGCCGGTGCTGGGGGGTTGGAAGTCAACAGAGTTCTTGACCTTGGTCAAGTTGCTTCCAGTCAAATCAGCGGATCCACCCATGAGCTCAGGAAGGCTGGGAATAATGGCAGTGAGGGTAATCTCAGAGAGCTTGCGGGACGCCTGGGCAGCATCAGTGGGCTTGTAAACAGGCAGAGTCTGTTCCCAGCCAGCGGGGAGCTCTCCAGCGATGCGGCGGGTGAGTTCGGCGTGCTCTTTGGGGTATTTTTGGCCGTAGGATTGGAGAAGCGAGTTCCACTCAGCCTCGAGAGCGGCACCGCGCTTTCCGAACTCTGCATAGAGGTCGTAGGTGGCCTGGGGAACCTGGAATTTCTGGTCAGGGGCGAATCCGAATTTAGACTTCAAAGCCTCGATATCATCAGCCTTGAGAgctagaaaagaaaaggctcAGCAAAGAATAGATTTTAAGAGGGGTGGGATACGAACGAGCACCGTGGACGCCGTGGGTTCCCTGCTGCTTCGAGCCGTAACCGATGGTGGTCTTCAGACGGATGATGGTGGGCTtgctcttttcttttttggccTCAGCAATAGCGCCGGCAATGCCAACCAGGTCGCTATGTGTCGATTTCAGCAATGATTCTTTGCATTCGATGTAACGTTATCTCACCTGTCACCGTCGTCGACGTGGAGGACTTGCCATCCGTAGGAGAGGAAGCGCTGCTCGACGTTCTCAGTGAATGCAACGGCGGTGTCTCCATCGATGGAGATATCTTCAAGCCGGTCAGTTATCTGCAAAGATCATCTGACATTCTACTACTTACGATTGTCATCATAGATCTATAGCACGGTGTCAATTAGGTTGATAACAAATTGAACCACGCGTAAATATACTTACGACGATGAGGTTTCCGAGTTGGAGATGTCCTCCCAAGCTAGCGGCCTCGCTGGCGACACCCTCCATAAGGCAGCCATCTCCGGCGAATACTGTGGGTGTTATCAGTAAATGGCGGAACAATCTACATGGCGGTTATTTACCATAGGTGTAGTTGTTGATTAGGTCGAAACCGTCCTTGTTGTATACGGCGGCGAGATGGGCTTGGGCGATGGCCAAACCGACGCCGTTAGCGAAACCTTGACCGAGGGGACCGGTGGTAACCTCGATACCTGCCGAATAATAAATAAATATATCATGGGACAGGATAAATATCCAAACCATCAGTGTGTCCAGCTTCGGGATGTCCAGGGGTCTTGGAATCAAGTTGGCGGAAAGCCTTGAGATCATCCATAGACAGCTTGTAGCCCAAGAGATGGAGAAGCACATATTGGAGAGCGCAACTAATCCCGAAGATCAATACTAGGTTTCTGGTGTATATCTATGTACTTACGCGTGTCTATTTGATAGAAAACGATGTTAGCGATATTCCTGTGCCCGCCATGAATCTACTCACCCGTTTGAAAGGACAAATCGATCGCGGTTAAACCACTTGGAGTTTTTGGGGTTTGCATTGACGAAACTATAAATTGGGGATGGAATGAATTGGGCGATCGCTTGGCGGGTTGGATAAAATATGCATACCGAGAGAAGAGGACGTGGGCTACGGGAGCCATGCCCATAGGAGCACCTGATGAAGATATCGTTGAGAAAACTGGAGAAAACGCGTCTAGGCGGGGAGAGACGCACCGGGATGGCCAGAGTTAGCCTTGCCGACGACATCGACGGCGAGGGTGCGGATGGTGGCGATGGCGGTCTCGTCGGCGGGGTGGGGGGTGAAGGAGGACATGGTGgtagaggaagaagaagaggatgagaaaGAAATTTAAAGAGGATGATCCCCGGCGGAATGGAATTCGCAATACGAGGACTGGAGAACTGTTGGGCGAATCTAATCTACCCAAATCACATCGGCCGATCTCTCCCCTTAATTACCGGCCATGTCCGCCACGCGGGCCCACGCGGCTCCGGATTGGCTCGTCCACATTTCTTTCTACTTCACCAGTCCATATGCACGCTCAGCTCTCGGACAAAAAGCTAGGTTAGACGCCTCCtattctcttcttttctcctctttatTCATCCAGTTTGCGCCCAGTATGTCAAGAGTTCATCGAGGCCCTTGAAAGGTGCCATGCCAATGGCTGGACTAAATTCATTGGCGCTTGCAACCAGAACAAAGACGACCTGAATCACTGTCTGAGGACCGAGGTATTCATTCATTCCATAATGTTTTCACGCACAACAGCTGACATTCTATTGCCTTAGCGCCTCACTCGTACCAAGATGAACAGGGAAAAGGCTAAACTGCGCCGAGACAAAACAGATCAAGCTCTGCAGGAATTCCGTGCGCTATAGGGCTCCCACAAGGACCGTCCGGCCTTTCTACTATAACCTGTAATCTATTCCCAACCATGTACATCTTTGGTCGATACCATCACTGCTTATCGCTAATTTCTTACTAGTATTTCTCATGTTCCTTGGGCTATATCTCGGCCCCTGCTAGCCATCCCGACTTTCCCATCCTGTTCAAGCAACAACCGGTCCATCTTCTCCGTTCAGTCTCAACACTCTCAGGATTCATGGAATTGATTTTCCAGACTTGACATACAAGTTACAGAACCTGCTAATGTTACAGATTTATCGTTCAACAATTTGTACATCCCCCTCTCACTGTCATTTCCGTCATTACCATGCATGGTGGCCCCCGCTCACCAGGATACTACATTGCCGGTTCTAATCAGCGGCATTCTTGGAAGATCAGGGAAAACGGGACACGTACTCGCTACCCGTGCAGAAAGTGGAAGCGTCGCTGGCCAACCATGCTATAACACCCCGAAGTTCGTCTGGACGCCCGATACGCCCTAGGGGATTCAGACTGGACCATTTCTCCAGAAGATGGGGTTGAGCGTCGAGATAGGCGGCAGTCATTCTGATAcagcatcatcatcgacCATCTAAACACGATcatgaaaaataaaaaatcagACTGACGAGGTGTATATATGTCCTGGGGACAATGTATTGACTCGAATTCTTTCCGGTCCCAGTTCACAAGCCATGCTGCGCGCCATCTGCAGGACCGCTGATTTGCTGGAGTTGTACGACACCCATGCGTGGTCCTACAACATGTTGTTGACTTTGCCTTCATCTCTGTGAAAAGAGCACTTACTTTGTTTGTGATACTGCCTGACATCGAGGCAATAAGGATGATACTCCCACCGTGTCCAAACCTGCGCATCTGTTGTCCAGCAGCTTGGGCAGTGAACAACACTCCATGAGTATTGACGTCCAACACCTACATGACCAGTCAGCACAGGAGCCCCTTTATAAAAGTGCTCGCAATCACATCTTTGAATTGTTGAGCGGGATAGGTCAAACAGTCCGTGTGGGTTTTCAGTattccagcagcagcgatGCACACATCCATCCGCCCCTCTTTATCTCCTATTTCCTTTGCCTTATCCCACTGGGCCTGCTGGTCCCTCACATCAATCGACGCGTACTCCAACCTCGACCCATTTCCTAATTTCGTAACATAATCCCTAGTCTTGACCCACTCATCCGAGGGCTCAGCAGGGAGATCCCAGCAGTAAACAGCGCGCGCGCCAGCTTCGCACAACGCCAGCGCCATCTCGAGCCCCAAGCCCCTATTCCCACCCGAAACGATGCCCACTCGGTCAGTCAGCGCGAACTCGTCAAAGATCTTGGCCTTTGGTTGGAAATTCGGGTTGGCGGCCGCTTCAAGGGCTGCGCTGACTCCGATCGGAGCCAGAGGGGAGACGGACTGAGCTGGTGGAGGCATGAGAAATGAATGCGAATGTGGGGAAGCTATCTGTGATGTGGTCTCTCCTTTATAAGATGCGACTCCATGTACGCCCTGAGCTTCTTTCCCCACCTGACCCCCAGATCCCTGGAGTCAAATCAAAATTGTCGATCCACCCTGTTGGTTATTTTAGAAATAGCACTGAAGTCAGACGTCATAATGGAAAATAAGCAATGAATTGTATACATATAGCAGTGCTGGTACTTAATGACTAGGTATTGGTACAAATTACATTTAAAATATATGAATATACATATAATAGCGATAGCCCAGGATATAGTGATAGAGAAATCGAAAACAAGCAGTTCCCTGTGGACAGACAAACTAATTGGATTGGGATGGGGGCATGGTCGTAAATATCGTCAACGTCGTTAGATCGAAGAAAAGTTGGTCGTGGCCGTTACTCGGTCTTCTTGACTTTGGGAACTTTGAAAATCCAGGGTGCCACCTTGCCATTCATGACGCGAAGGAAGGTAGCCCCGTAGCGAGATGGCAAATCCTTACCATCCCAGCGGTCAACCAGCCGGATGATCTTCTCATTGTCATCCATTTCAACGCTAATGATCGACTCGACCACCTGAGAAATTGTTACCCTACAATGACCAGGATGTGCAGAAAGATGTAAACCgaccttcttctttttgaaaaGACGCGTCGTATACTGTTGTGTTTGGTGGTAGATGAATTGGTTGGGATTGTCAGTTGAAGACATGATGCGTTGCGATATTTGCTCAGATTTCGAGAATAATTTAGGCTAAAGATACAATAAGCGCTTATCAGAGAGCGCCGGACATGTGAAAGCTGACCATAGCAAACCACTGTCAAAGTCCATGAGTAAACAGTGAAGTCTCGAGCCGATAGTATACGCACCTGTGCGGCATATTCATCAAAGCCTTTACATTTACAGAAAGGATCCTCAAATTCAGCATCTTTACTCCAGGATCTCTCAAAGATATCAAGGGTTGGTCGACAAGAATACAGCTCCGTTAGATCCTTCAGAATCTGCTCGTGGTCGTGCTTCAACACCGTATGCGGGCGCGAGCCACTGCTTCTTCTATGCTTCAGTACCACGTCCGAGTCCACCCTAGCACCCGCATAATGCGCTCCTCCAGCGACTGACTCGACCAAAGCCGGAGTTGGCACGGGATGCAGAATATGGCTCGGATGAAATGTTTGGGTGGGCGGTGAAGGCGAACGCGTCAATCTGTAAGACTTGTGCGATCTTGTAGAGTCTTGTGAAAGGGTACGGCGGTGGGTGGGGGTTGTTACTGACATTGTTGTGGTCGGAGAACAAGGGTCGGGGACCATGTCTTTTGTGCCCGTTCTCCTATGGACTCTTGTTTGCACGACTAGGACCATGACGTAAAACGATCATGTGATCGGATAATATAACCAATACAATCAGCACAATCTCGACCTTCTGCCCGGACTCCGTAGTGCTCGAGGGTGTCCTCAAGCCTCCGACACCGACGCTCTAGCCGACTGCACTGTATAATTATAACATAATGGGTTGAACAAAGACAGCATCATTACTACAGTCACAATAGGAGGGTCGATCAACGAAATAACCTAGACATGATCTTTCAATGTGTACATTTTGATCATTACTCTCTCGCTCAGTTGCCGTTGGGACTGGCTCCTTGCCATAATCCATATGTTTTGCCAGGTGTGGTTTGCCATAATCGAATAGTACCTGCGAGATCGCATCAGTGAATGGTACACAGCATGTAGCATCAGTGTTACTCACCATCCTCTTTTGGAAGAAAAGATTTCAAAGTCAATAATAACTTCGAGCAAGACGGTCGATAGCTGGACTCACCACTTCCACTTGCATACATCTCCCCGTCGGGGCTGAACTCCACACAGTGAACAGGGCCATGGTGACCCTTGAGGACATCTCGTTCCTCTCCATTGATACCGTGAACACGAACCCACTCATCAGTCATACTACCAGTTACGAAACGGTCCTGGAGGATGGGGTGGATAGAAGCTGATGAAGGAGCATATCGGAGGGTAAGGCTGTGCGTATTGTGACCAGTGTGTGGCAACGCAGGTATGAATTCAACTGTCTTGCCAGAGGTCAGCACCAGTCTTTGCGTCTGCAAAGACAACTCCATGGACGTTATCGGGTCGGGAAATGTGATTGTTTTCGTCAGCTCTCTTGATCGGAGATCCCACCATCTATACAaaacgagaaaaaaagattGCTTAGTGATTCTGACAAACAAAGAGATGGCATATGTCAAAGACTCCCTTACTTCACTTTCCCGTCATCGCCAGCGGTCACACCTGTGTGATCACCTACCCACACAACACTCTTGATTGTTCCATCATGAGAGAAAGGACCGTTGTCGAAAAGGAAATCGGGTTCTGCGTCAGGCCGATTGAGGTCGAATATTCGCACTTTCTTTTCCTGGCCTCCGGTCAAAAGATGTGATGCCTGGGGAGACAAGGCGACGCTCCGAACAATGTGGTTGTGAGGGAAAGAGTGGAGAACGTTGCCAGAGTACGTGTCCCAGATTTTCCTATGAAGGAATAAGCAAGATAGGCACAGTGATCGATGTGTAGGAGGTGGATGCCACTCACGCAGTGAAATCTGCGCTTCCAGACGCCGCTCTAGAACTGTCCAGCGAAAGTTTCGTACTCCAGACAGCACCTTTGTGTCCAAGGAAGGTGCCAATCCAGTCTCCAGTCCACTCCCTCAACATAGGATTTCCATCTTTACAGCTGGACACAAGCAAGAAAGTGCCGTCTTCTTGGATcggagaaaaagaaagatggGTAATAGGTCGAGTATGGCCTGGTGCCACAAGAGGGGTTGATCTCAAAGGAGCTGACATTAAATCGTATCAAATGGAGTGGGTAGTGAGAAGTGTGTTGTCGTTATGGGTGATACAGGCGCGCCGCGCACTGGCTtggagagtgagagagaaTGAGAACGGAAGAAAGGAAGTCGTAGATGGAAGAACTTGAAA
This Psilocybe cubensis strain MGC-MH-2018 chromosome 3, whole genome shotgun sequence DNA region includes the following protein-coding sequences:
- a CDS encoding COX assembly mitochondrial protein 1, whose translation is MSATRAHAAPDWLVHISFYFTSPYARSALGQKASLRPVCQEFIEALERCHANGWTKFIGACNQNKDDLNHCLRTERLTRTKMNREKAKLRRDKTDQALQEFRAL
- a CDS encoding Serine-threonine kinase receptor-associated protein; this translates as MSAPLRSTPLVAPGHTRPITHLSFSPIQEDGTFLLVSSCKDGNPMLREWTGDWIGTFLGHKGAVWSTKLSLDSSRAASGSADFTAKIWDTYSGNVLHSFPHNHIVRSVALSPQASHLLTGGQEKKVRIFDLNRPDAEPDFLFDNGPFSHDGTIKSVVWVGDHTGVTAGDDGKVKWWDLRSRELTKTITFPDPITSMELSLQTQRLVLTSGKTVEFIPALPHTGHNTHSLTLRYAPSSASIHPILQDRFVTGSMTDEWVRVHGINGEERDVLKGHHGPVHCVEFSPDGEMYASGSEDGTIRLWQTTPGKTYGLWQGASPNGN
- a CDS encoding Sorbose reductase sou1 produces the protein MPPPAQSVSPLAPIGVSAALEAAANPNFQPKAKIFDEFALTDRVGIVSGGNRGLGLEMALALCEAGARAVYCWDLPAEPSDEWVKTRDYVTKLGNGSRLEYASIDVRDQQAQWDKAKEIGDKEGRMDVCIAAAGILKTHTDCLTYPAQQFKDVLDVNTHGVLFTAQAAGQQMRRFGHGGSIILIASMSGSITNKDHAWVSYNSSKSAVLQMARSMACELGPERIRVNTLSPGHIYTSMTAAYLDAQPHLLEKWSSLNPLGRIGRPDELRGVIAWLASDASTFCTGSEYVSRFP
- a CDS encoding Nucleoside diphosphate kinase B, with product MSVTERTYIMIKPDGVQRNLVGKIIARFEERGYKLIALKLVQATEEHLEKHYADLKGKSFFPGLIKYMASGPVVAMVWQGLDAVKTGRVMLGATNPLQSPVGSIRGDFCLAVGRNICHGSDSVESAEKEIALWFPEGVVQYTSAMESWIFE
- a CDS encoding Cytochrome b-c1 complex subunit 7, translating into MFGPLGLSLAPYVRSSKSLTNLLTPVANWYAGAMGYRKYGFKYDDLLCEENDQVQRALGRLTDREGYDRAYRLKRASHASVLHAPLPKEQWTPESDDVRYLAPHVEEVMKEENERKLWDNLVVERK
- a CDS encoding Transketolase; translated protein: MSSFTPHPADETAIATIRTLAVDVVGKANSGHPGAPMGMAPVAHVLFSRFVNANPKNSKWFNRDRFVLSNGCALQYVLLHLLGYKLSMDDLKAFRQLDSKTPGHPEAGHTDGIEVTTGPLGQGFANGVGLAIAQAHLAAVYNKDGFDLINNYTYVFAGDGCLMEGVASEAASLGGHLQLGNLIVITDRLEDISIDGDTAVAFTENVEQRFLSYGWQVLHVDDGDSDLVGIAGAIAEAKKEKSKPTIIRLKTTIGYGSKQQGTHGVHGAPLKADDIEALKSKFGFAPDQKFQVPQATYDLYAEFGKRGAALEAEWNSLLQSYGQKYPKEHAELTRRIAGELPAGWEQTLPVYKPTDAAQASRKLSEITLTAIIPSLPELMGGSADLTGSNLTKVKNSVDFQPPSTGLGTYAGTYIRYGVREHAMGAIANGLHAYGGIIPFVATFLNFVSYASGAVRLSALSGHQVIWVATHDSIGLGEDGPTHQPVETAIGLRATPNVAFWRPADGNETSAAYLVALKSKSTPSILSLSRQNLPNLEGSTIEKATRGGYVLHDEEKEDLTIVSTGSEVSIAVEAAAKLKEQGIKTRVVSLPCWLTFDQQPEEYRLSVLRSGAPILSLEALSTAGWAKYSHEQFGLPAWGASGPYQKVYEKFGITGSNIAAVGKKVVDFYKQKGGEVVSPLVKAIHL